One window of Chryseobacterium indologenes genomic DNA carries:
- a CDS encoding TolC family protein, with amino-acid sequence MKKVWIIVFGLGYLGLSAQKKWSLKECVSYAVEHNLQVIQNQYTKENQEYNLKAAKKDYLPSVSGSVTTGVSFGQGSLGAGSYRNDRFNNSVGVGADVLVYNNGRLEKNVRKLQFDVEASQYDIEAIKNDISVQIAQQYLTALLNKEIVKISQSAVENAKKQRDRAQITTQVGTTAQTVLAEADAAWAREKQNLKTAEVNVGRALFAIAQLLQLSDYKDFDVENVEIPETLESQLITVDDVLTKAYDVQPQIKAAESRIRSAEAQTEVSKTAFWPTLTASAGLNTFYNKQFNVPQGVVQGTFFEQYKDQFGQNVGLSLNIPIFNKGKTKLQVEQSKLNESVSKITLEQQKQTVRQNIQKAQFDADANYENYLAAVEAEKSSKLALDFADKSYAAGRTTIYDVNVARNNYANAQGSVAQAKYNYLFSLKLLNFYAGIPLSL; translated from the coding sequence ATGAAAAAAGTTTGGATCATCGTTTTTGGATTAGGTTATCTGGGGTTAAGCGCTCAGAAGAAATGGTCCTTAAAAGAATGCGTAAGCTATGCAGTGGAGCATAATCTTCAGGTTATCCAAAATCAGTATACTAAAGAAAATCAGGAATACAACCTTAAAGCGGCCAAAAAAGACTATTTGCCTTCCGTATCGGGGAGTGTTACTACTGGAGTGAGTTTCGGACAAGGATCTTTAGGAGCAGGAAGCTATAGAAACGACAGATTTAATAACAGTGTTGGTGTAGGTGCCGATGTTTTGGTTTATAATAATGGGAGATTGGAGAAGAATGTAAGAAAACTCCAGTTTGATGTAGAAGCCAGCCAGTATGATATTGAAGCTATCAAAAATGATATCTCGGTACAAATTGCACAACAATATTTAACCGCCTTACTGAACAAAGAAATTGTGAAGATTTCTCAAAGCGCTGTAGAAAATGCTAAAAAACAACGTGACAGAGCACAGATCACCACTCAGGTCGGGACTACTGCACAGACAGTTTTAGCGGAAGCAGACGCGGCTTGGGCAAGAGAGAAGCAGAATCTTAAAACAGCGGAGGTGAACGTAGGAAGGGCTCTGTTTGCAATCGCTCAGCTTCTGCAACTTTCAGATTATAAGGATTTTGATGTGGAAAATGTAGAGATTCCTGAAACATTAGAATCCCAGTTGATAACTGTTGATGATGTTCTTACAAAAGCCTATGATGTACAGCCTCAGATAAAAGCAGCTGAAAGCAGGATAAGGTCTGCCGAAGCACAAACTGAGGTAAGCAAAACAGCATTCTGGCCTACGTTAACAGCGAGTGCCGGTCTTAATACTTTCTATAATAAGCAGTTTAATGTTCCTCAGGGAGTTGTACAGGGAACTTTTTTTGAACAATATAAAGATCAGTTTGGACAAAATGTAGGGTTATCACTTAATATTCCTATCTTCAATAAAGGAAAAACAAAACTACAGGTTGAGCAGTCCAAATTAAATGAAAGTGTTAGCAAAATTACCCTTGAACAGCAGAAACAAACGGTAAGACAGAATATACAGAAAGCTCAGTTTGATGCAGATGCCAATTATGAAAACTATCTTGCTGCTGTGGAAGCTGAAAAAAGTTCTAAACTGGCTCTTGATTTTGCTGACAAAAGTTATGCGGCAGGAAGAACAACCATTTATGACGTCAATGTAGCGAGAAATAATTATGCAAATGCACAGGGATCAGTAGCGCAGGCAAAATATAATTATCTTTTTAGTCTTAAACTATTGAATTTCTATGCAGGAATTCCATTAAGTTTGTAA
- a CDS encoding mannose-1-phosphate guanylyltransferase yields the protein MLKSDRYCVIMAGGIGSRFWPMSTQKFPKQFQDILGTGRTMIQQTYDRISKVIPKEQIFVITNKEYVALSHQQLPEIPEENIVGEPLMKNTAACNLYMANKIAEINPDATMIVLPADHLILKEDVFLEKVELAFEVASKHDYLVTLGITPTRPDTGYGYIQFVEKKGSDYFKVKTFTEKPILEIAQSFLESGDFLWNAGIFIWNVKSIHHAFDLYLPEMMQHFMACEYNSEKENSCIETIYPKVQKISIDNGILEKAKNVYVIPSDLGWSDLGTWTSVYENTEKDKDGNAVKLKHLLSYNSKGNIIRLRNNNKAVIIDGLENYIVVDTDKALLICPRDNDQLIKDYVLDLKNFKKGDKFM from the coding sequence ATGTTAAAATCAGATAGATACTGCGTTATTATGGCGGGAGGAATCGGGAGCCGGTTCTGGCCGATGAGCACGCAGAAATTTCCAAAACAGTTTCAGGATATTTTAGGTACCGGGCGTACTATGATTCAGCAGACCTATGACAGAATCAGCAAGGTAATTCCTAAAGAGCAAATATTCGTGATTACGAATAAAGAGTATGTGGCTCTTTCCCATCAGCAGCTTCCGGAGATTCCTGAAGAAAATATTGTGGGGGAACCGCTTATGAAAAATACGGCTGCATGTAACCTATACATGGCCAACAAGATTGCTGAGATCAATCCGGATGCAACAATGATTGTGCTTCCGGCAGATCACCTGATCCTTAAAGAGGATGTTTTTTTGGAAAAAGTGGAGCTGGCATTTGAGGTAGCTTCAAAACATGATTATCTGGTAACGTTAGGGATTACTCCAACAAGGCCTGATACGGGCTACGGTTACATTCAATTTGTAGAAAAGAAGGGTTCTGACTATTTTAAAGTGAAAACATTCACAGAAAAGCCTATCCTTGAAATTGCCCAAAGCTTCTTGGAAAGCGGTGATTTCCTTTGGAATGCAGGTATTTTTATCTGGAATGTAAAAAGTATTCACCATGCTTTTGACCTTTATCTTCCGGAGATGATGCAGCATTTTATGGCTTGCGAATACAATTCTGAAAAGGAAAACAGCTGTATTGAAACCATTTATCCAAAAGTGCAGAAAATCTCTATTGATAACGGGATTTTAGAAAAAGCAAAGAATGTATATGTGATTCCGTCAGATTTAGGATGGAGCGATCTGGGAACATGGACCTCTGTTTACGAAAATACAGAAAAAGATAAAGACGGAAATGCGGTAAAACTAAAGCATTTACTTTCCTATAACTCAAAAGGAAACATTATCCGTCTGAGAAATAATAACAAGGCGGTTATCATTGACGGCCTTGAAAACTACATTGTTGTAGATACCGATAAAGCGCTTCTTATCTGCCCGCGGGATAACGACCAGCTTATAAAAGATTATGTTCTTGACTTAAAAAACTTTAAGAAAGGAGATAAGTTTATGTAA
- a CDS encoding SprT-like domain-containing protein: MPIQSLEKYLPKNNTLKYLRTWFSDYYIHIKVTRNRNSKLGDYRKLPDNSHEITVNSTLTPQLFFFVLTHELAHLIAFEKYGRRISPHGNEWKETFRNMLLESLEIYDEELKPIIIKFSKSPKANFMASPDLVRYFHTEKQDDTLHFIEELQKGEFFIYRNEKYLLEGLVKKNYLCKNLATGRKYSFKPLARVEKCS; encoded by the coding sequence ATGCCAATTCAATCATTAGAAAAATATTTACCTAAAAACAATACTCTTAAATATTTAAGAACCTGGTTTTCAGATTATTATATACATATAAAGGTTACTAGAAACCGAAATTCGAAACTGGGAGATTACAGAAAGCTTCCGGACAATTCCCATGAAATAACGGTAAACTCTACACTTACCCCGCAACTTTTTTTCTTTGTACTGACCCATGAGCTCGCGCACCTGATTGCGTTTGAAAAATATGGACGAAGAATTTCTCCCCACGGTAACGAATGGAAAGAAACTTTCAGAAATATGCTCCTTGAAAGTCTTGAAATTTATGATGAAGAGTTAAAACCTATCATTATAAAATTTTCAAAATCACCCAAAGCGAACTTCATGGCCAGCCCTGATCTGGTAAGGTATTTTCATACTGAGAAACAAGATGATACTCTTCATTTTATCGAGGAACTGCAGAAGGGGGAATTTTTTATATACCGCAACGAAAAGTATTTATTAGAAGGTCTGGTTAAAAAAAACTATCTTTGTAAGAACCTGGCTACTGGAAGGAAGTATTCTTTCAAGCCATTAGCCAGGGTAGAAAAATGTAGTTAA
- a CDS encoding bifunctional folylpolyglutamate synthase/dihydrofolate synthase gives MTNEQYQEAIDWLFVQMPNYQIDGQKAYKPGLENITKLCAFFGNPQDKIKCIHIGGTNGKGSSSNMLASVLQEAGYKTGLYNSPHLIDFTERIKVNGKNCNKEFVFEFIQKLRTLPEDIRPSFFEFTTIMAFEYFYQQQVDFAIIEVGLGGRLDSTNIIKPLISSITNVQLDHQNILGDTIEEIATEKAGIIKNNIPFISGDENEAVKSIIREKAIKENAPFIDATLLTTNLESDLKGNYQKKNIRVVLAAVEELRKLEVHISEEDLENGLLHVHQNTGFIGRWFEFSKNPLTICDTGHNQAGLEYVFSQLNSIDRHKHVILGFVNDKKIDDVMKLLPENSEFYFAKPSVNRGRHPEDYENLLQEAKIFYKIFDSVQEAYLAAKERCTNEEMIFIGGSNFVVGDFLEKNLEIKE, from the coding sequence ATGACAAATGAACAATATCAGGAAGCTATTGACTGGCTTTTCGTGCAGATGCCCAACTATCAGATAGATGGACAGAAGGCTTATAAACCTGGGCTTGAAAATATTACAAAGCTTTGTGCTTTCTTTGGAAATCCCCAGGATAAAATAAAGTGCATCCATATCGGCGGGACCAACGGAAAGGGCTCTTCAAGCAATATGCTGGCATCCGTTCTTCAGGAGGCTGGTTATAAAACCGGATTATACAATTCTCCGCACCTGATAGACTTTACGGAACGTATTAAGGTTAACGGAAAAAACTGTAATAAAGAATTTGTCTTCGAGTTTATTCAAAAATTAAGAACACTTCCGGAGGATATCCGACCTTCTTTTTTTGAATTTACCACAATCATGGCTTTTGAATATTTTTATCAGCAACAGGTAGATTTTGCCATTATTGAAGTGGGACTGGGAGGAAGACTTGATTCAACAAATATTATTAAACCTTTGATCTCTTCTATTACAAATGTTCAGCTGGATCATCAGAATATTTTGGGAGATACCATTGAAGAAATTGCCACTGAGAAAGCGGGAATTATTAAAAATAATATCCCTTTTATTTCAGGTGACGAGAATGAAGCTGTCAAAAGTATCATCCGAGAGAAAGCGATTAAAGAAAATGCACCATTTATAGATGCTACTCTTCTTACCACAAACCTTGAATCTGACCTGAAAGGAAATTACCAGAAGAAAAATATCAGAGTTGTACTGGCGGCAGTAGAAGAATTAAGAAAACTGGAAGTACATATTTCTGAAGAAGATCTTGAAAACGGACTCCTTCATGTTCACCAGAATACAGGATTCATTGGTCGTTGGTTTGAATTTTCAAAAAATCCGCTTACGATTTGTGATACGGGACACAACCAGGCAGGTTTAGAGTATGTTTTTTCACAATTAAACTCAATTGACCGACACAAGCATGTCATTTTGGGGTTTGTAAATGACAAAAAAATAGATGATGTGATGAAATTACTTCCGGAAAATTCTGAGTTCTATTTTGCAAAACCATCCGTCAACAGGGGAAGACATCCGGAAGATTATGAAAATCTGCTTCAGGAGGCGAAAATTTTTTATAAAATTTTTGATTCTGTACAGGAAGCCTATCTTGCTGCAAAAGAACGATGTACAAATGAAGAAATGATTTTTATCGGCGGAAGTAACTTTGTAGTGGGAGATTTTTTAGAAAAAAATTTGGAGATTAAAGAATAA
- a CDS encoding SufE family protein yields MTIKEKQQEIIDEFAFLEDWEQKYEYIIDLGKELKGLPEDRKTEENLIKGCQSKVWIDAEFKDGKLFFNADSDGILPKGIVSLLVSIYSGQSTQEILDSDFDFIGEIGLQEFLSPSRANGLMAMTKQIKFYAVAYQLKS; encoded by the coding sequence ATGACCATTAAAGAAAAACAGCAGGAAATAATCGACGAATTCGCTTTTCTTGAAGATTGGGAGCAAAAGTACGAGTATATCATTGATCTCGGAAAAGAACTGAAAGGCTTACCGGAAGATAGAAAAACGGAAGAAAATCTGATTAAAGGCTGCCAGAGTAAAGTTTGGATTGATGCTGAATTTAAAGATGGGAAACTTTTCTTTAATGCAGATTCTGACGGTATTTTACCCAAAGGAATCGTTTCTCTTTTAGTAAGTATTTATAGCGGGCAGTCCACTCAGGAAATTCTGGATTCTGATTTTGATTTTATCGGGGAAATAGGATTGCAGGAATTTCTTTCGCCATCCAGAGCTAACGGATTGATGGCAATGACCAAACAGATCAAGTTTTATGCAGTTGCTTACCAACTGAAATCATAG
- a CDS encoding glycosyltransferase yields MKKKILVSAFSSLYTDQRIEKVCKTLFDNGYPIELIGNDWEGNEKMERPYPFSRIGLSSKSLKTAYFEFNWKLYHELKKKADKDTILHANDIDALLPNYLIAKKLNIPLVFDSHEIFTEMPSVQNRFSQKFWRVLERKLVPHVKFMMTESESYAEWFHEKYNVSPVVVRNIPRKILSAPEIPENHPKIILYQGAINQSRGIEKMIAAMHHIKDAVLKIAGDGPKKKAYEELVIQEKLQDKVFFLGKLKPENLREVTKTADMGFSLEENNGVSYYYSLPNKVCDYIQSRVPLVMINFPEMQRIRNQFNVGEIITDHKPETIEKAVNLVLERGRLYYQSELNKAADVFCWENEETKILQLFEKASR; encoded by the coding sequence ATGAAGAAAAAAATACTAGTGTCTGCCTTTAGCAGTTTGTATACCGATCAGCGAATAGAGAAGGTATGCAAAACCCTTTTTGACAACGGATATCCCATTGAACTGATCGGAAACGATTGGGAAGGAAATGAGAAAATGGAACGTCCTTATCCTTTTTCAAGAATTGGACTTTCGTCAAAAAGCCTAAAGACGGCTTATTTTGAGTTCAACTGGAAATTATACCATGAGCTTAAGAAAAAAGCTGACAAAGATACTATTCTTCATGCCAATGATATTGATGCACTTCTGCCAAATTATCTCATTGCCAAAAAACTGAACATTCCATTGGTCTTTGACAGTCATGAAATTTTCACGGAAATGCCATCGGTACAAAACAGGTTTTCACAAAAATTCTGGAGGGTGCTGGAGAGAAAGCTGGTTCCTCATGTGAAGTTTATGATGACAGAAAGTGAAAGCTACGCTGAATGGTTTCACGAAAAATATAATGTCAGTCCGGTAGTTGTCAGAAATATCCCGAGAAAAATTCTTTCTGCTCCTGAAATTCCTGAAAACCATCCTAAAATTATTCTGTATCAGGGAGCCATTAACCAGTCCAGAGGAATTGAAAAAATGATTGCAGCCATGCATCATATTAAAGATGCTGTTCTGAAGATCGCAGGTGACGGACCGAAGAAAAAAGCATACGAGGAACTTGTCATTCAGGAAAAACTGCAGGACAAAGTCTTTTTCCTTGGTAAACTGAAGCCTGAAAACCTCAGAGAAGTAACCAAAACAGCAGATATGGGTTTCAGTCTTGAAGAAAATAACGGGGTTAGTTATTATTATTCCTTACCCAATAAAGTTTGTGACTATATTCAATCCAGAGTTCCGCTTGTTATGATTAATTTCCCGGAGATGCAGCGGATAAGAAATCAATTCAATGTAGGAGAAATTATTACCGATCACAAACCTGAAACTATTGAAAAAGCGGTTAACCTCGTTCTTGAAAGAGGAAGACTGTATTATCAGAGCGAACTTAACAAAGCTGCAGATGTATTTTGCTGGGAGAATGAGGAAACAAAAATCCTTCAGCTTTTTGAAAAAGCATCCCGGTAA
- a CDS encoding glycosyltransferase family 9 protein, translating into MTVPVFREFLEQNPGVEIIMVSRKNFEALFAGIPNVTFKGIDLDDYKGLFGLRKLSNELIREFNPDCIANLHDVIRTKVLDRIYRRKGLKVFKIDKGKEEKEHLTDVWNLEKVQLKKTVERYADVFRKMGFKVELSHQLRPTSEQKSGIGFAPFAQHKGKMLPLEKSYELVRILAQKHTVYFFGGGKKETETLERWESEIPNTKNLAGKLNLTEELNHIAGLELMISMDSANMHLASLVGTRCVSIWGATHPYAGFLGFGQREEDVVQVKDLTCRPCSVFGDKECYRGDWACLEEFNIQKVIDRVNF; encoded by the coding sequence ATGACTGTGCCTGTTTTCAGAGAATTTCTTGAGCAGAACCCCGGTGTGGAGATTATTATGGTGTCCAGAAAGAATTTCGAAGCACTGTTTGCAGGAATTCCCAATGTTACTTTTAAAGGAATTGATCTTGATGACTATAAAGGTCTCTTTGGATTGAGAAAATTGAGTAATGAACTGATCCGGGAGTTTAATCCGGATTGTATTGCCAATCTTCATGACGTTATCCGGACCAAGGTTTTAGACAGAATATATAGAAGAAAAGGACTTAAAGTTTTCAAAATAGATAAGGGTAAAGAGGAGAAAGAACACCTCACAGATGTATGGAACCTTGAGAAAGTACAGCTGAAAAAAACAGTGGAGCGTTATGCTGATGTATTTCGTAAAATGGGATTCAAGGTTGAGCTTTCACATCAACTCAGACCGACTTCGGAACAAAAATCAGGGATTGGCTTTGCCCCTTTTGCCCAACATAAAGGAAAGATGCTTCCTCTGGAGAAATCCTATGAACTGGTCAGAATCCTTGCTCAGAAACATACGGTATATTTCTTTGGTGGAGGTAAAAAAGAAACTGAAACCCTTGAAAGATGGGAAAGTGAGATTCCTAATACAAAAAATCTTGCTGGAAAATTAAACCTTACCGAAGAACTGAATCATATTGCCGGGCTGGAACTGATGATTTCCATGGATTCTGCGAATATGCACCTTGCAAGTCTTGTAGGAACAAGATGTGTTTCTATTTGGGGAGCTACTCATCCCTATGCCGGATTTTTAGGATTCGGGCAGCGCGAAGAAGATGTTGTTCAGGTAAAAGACCTTACCTGCAGACCGTGTTCTGTTTTTGGAGATAAAGAGTGCTACAGGGGAGACTGGGCCTGTCTTGAGGAATTCAATATCCAGAAAGTGATAGACAGGGTTAATTTTTAA